The Synergistes jonesii sequence GTCAGCGATGGTCAAAATTTAACATTGACAAACGCGGCGCATCGGTAATATTATTAAAAAATACAGCTGAGATTTATATATCTCGGCTGTGAAATGTAAATATAGATGAAACGCTATGACGGAGTTACGTTCACCGCAGATAAGTTTACAGAGAGCCGGCGCGCAGGTGAGAGCCGGAACCGAAGGGCGGCGATACGGTCTCGCTCCAGAGCGGAACCCCCTAAAGCTTCCGCTGTTAAGGGGTTACGGCTTGCGCCGCGTCAGAGGCGCCAATGAGGGGCCGCTTTTTGCGGCAATCAGGGTGGTACCGCGGTTAGTTTCAGTTTATTCGTCCCTGGGGCATGCTATATGCCCCAGGGATTTTTTAATAACGCAACAAAGGAGTGCAGGACGATGAAGAGAATAAGGTTGACGGATATCACGCTTCGCGAAGCGTCGCGCGAGGGAGGGGGCGCCCTCTCTTTCAAAGAGATAATAGAGATGTCGAAGATTCTCGACAGGTTGAACGTCGACGTGATAAGCCTCGCACCGATTGTAAACGAAAAAATAGATTCTCTGCTCGTTCGGACGATCGCGGCGGCCGTTAAAAAGAGCTCGCTTTCGCTTCCCGTCGGGCTCGCCGGCGAAGGTGTGAGGGGCGCGTGGGAGGCGATCTCCGAGGCCGTCAGCCCGCGCCTTTACGTCGAGGCGCCGCTCTCCACCGTGCAGATGGAATTCATATGCGGCAAAAAGCCCGACGCCGTTATGGAGATGATCGGGGAGCTCGTCCGCAAGAGCCGCGAACTCTGCGCCGACGTCGAATTCGCGGCGGCCGACGCCACGCGCGCCGAAGGCGAATTCCTCTACCAAGCCCTGCGCTGCGCTGTCGAAGCGGGAGCCGCGACCGTGACGATCTGCGACTCGGCCGGTCAGATGATGCCGTACGAATTCGGCTCATTTATCCGCGACGTTTATGAGAACGTGCCGGAGCTTCACGACGTGACGCTCTCGGTCAAATGCTCCGACAGCCTCGCGATGGCCGCGGCCGACGCGGTTTCGGCGGTGGCGGCCGGCGCTTCCGAGGTGGCCGTCTCCGTCGGCGGGGGCTGCGCGCCGTCGCTCGAAACGGTCGCCTCGATAATACGCGCACGCGGCGAGGAGCACGGCTACTACAGCAATATCAAATACACCGAGCTTCACCGCTCGATCGCGCAGATGAACTGGATATCGCGCGCGGAGCGCAGCGGCACGAGCGCCTTTGAGACCGGAATGTCGATCGGCGGGCCGACGGACGTCAAGCTCGACGCGAACGACGACATCGCGGCCGTGAACAAGGCGGCGCTGCACCTCGGCTACGAGCTCTCGGAAGAAGATATCGTGAAGGTCTACGACACCTTCAAGAACGTCGCGGCGAAAAAATCCGTCGGCGCCAAGGAACTGGAGGCGATCATCGCGACGAGCGCGCTGCAGGTGCCGCCCGCCTACGAGCTCGAAAGCTTCGTCATCAACAGCGGCAACATCATAAACGCGACGGCGAACATCCGCTGCCGCCACAACGGCGAAGAGCGCTTCGGGCTTGCGGCCGGCGACGGTCCTATCGACGCCGCCTTCCTGGCGATCGAGCAGATAACGGGGCGCCACTACGAGCTCGACGACTTCCAGATACAGGCCGTCACCGAAGGACGCGAGGCCATGGGCTCGACGCTCGTCAAGCTGCGCTCGAACGGCAAGCTCTACTCGGGCAACGGCATCTCGACGGACATCATAGGCTCGAGTATCAGGGCGTATCTCAACGCGCTTAACAAGATTTCCTACGAGGAGAACAACGCACAATGAAACTTTCCTTTTCTACATTCGGCTGGCACGACCGGAGCTGGGAGGATTTCCGCACGGTGGCCGAGGACTGCGGCTTCGCCGGCATAGAAGTCCACAACATACGCGCGCCGAAATTCCTTGAGAAAAACAGCGTCTTCGACGCGGCGCGCGCGAACGCGGTGCATCGCGAGCTCGCCGAAGCGGGGCTTTCGATTCCCTGCATCGACGCTTGGCACAACATAGCGGACGCGGCGGCGTTCGAAGAGAACTGCGCCGAGATATCCGATTACATAAAGACGGCCAAGAGCCTGCGTATCCCCTACGTGCGCGTCGGCGCGAAGAAAACGGACGGTTCCGACGAAGAGGAGCGCGCCGCCGTCTTCGCGGTGATCGAAAGGATGCTGCCCGAGGCGCGTGAAGCAGGAGTGACGCTGCTGATCGAGACGATAGGAATATACTCCGACACGGACAAGCTCTGCGGCGTGCTGAACTCCTTCGCCTGCGACAACCTCTCGGCGCTGTGGGACGTGCAGCACACCTTCCGCGACGCGGGCGAAGCGCCGGAAAAGACCGTCCGGAACCTCGGCGCGCATATCAAGCACGTACACCTGAAAGACTCGGCGGTAAACGAAGATGGGAAGATGGAATACCGCCTCGTCTGCGAGGGCACGCTGCCGATCGGCGATATGATGCGCGCGCTCTACTCCCTAAACTACGACGGCTTCATATCGATGGAATGGAACCCCGAGTGGATGCCGGAGATCGAAGAGCTCGAGCTAATCTCTCTGCACTTCGTAAACACGATGAACCGCTTCGACAACCCGGCGCGCATGGTCAAGAAGCACAGGCTCTACGAGAACAGGCGCGGTACCGGGCTCTTCCCCTGGCAGAAAGACAGGCTGATAGAAAAGACCTTCGGGCAGCTGCTCGACCGCATCGTCGAGGAATTCCCCGACCAGTACGCCTTCAAATACACGACGCTGAACTACACGCGAACCTATTCTGAATTTCGCGACGACGTCGA is a genomic window containing:
- a CDS encoding alpha-isopropylmalate synthase regulatory domain-containing protein, encoding MKRIRLTDITLREASREGGGALSFKEIIEMSKILDRLNVDVISLAPIVNEKIDSLLVRTIAAAVKKSSLSLPVGLAGEGVRGAWEAISEAVSPRLYVEAPLSTVQMEFICGKKPDAVMEMIGELVRKSRELCADVEFAAADATRAEGEFLYQALRCAVEAGAATVTICDSAGQMMPYEFGSFIRDVYENVPELHDVTLSVKCSDSLAMAAADAVSAVAAGASEVAVSVGGGCAPSLETVASIIRARGEEHGYYSNIKYTELHRSIAQMNWISRAERSGTSAFETGMSIGGPTDVKLDANDDIAAVNKAALHLGYELSEEDIVKVYDTFKNVAAKKSVGAKELEAIIATSALQVPPAYELESFVINSGNIINATANIRCRHNGEERFGLAAGDGPIDAAFLAIEQITGRHYELDDFQIQAVTEGREAMGSTLVKLRSNGKLYSGNGISTDIIGSSIRAYLNALNKISYEENNAQ